A genomic stretch from Deltaproteobacteria bacterium includes:
- a CDS encoding thioesterase: MYVWLRLPRIIARSKLAQRTDPLAEIRTPLRVLPGDIDAYKHLNNGRYLTLCDIGRYDWSARTGMLRVFKKNRWFPVIATAAVTFRRSLELFQRFELSTKVIYWDDKWFYIEHEFIREGSVCARVLVKGVIRDEDKHAVSMSQVVAALGEGERPRIPMPEIVRDWSQWEKQMIRPK, from the coding sequence ATGTACGTCTGGCTAAGATTGCCTCGCATCATCGCCAGGTCCAAACTAGCGCAGCGCACCGACCCCCTTGCAGAAATTCGGACCCCCCTGCGCGTGCTTCCTGGTGACATCGACGCCTACAAGCATTTAAACAACGGTCGTTACCTGACGCTGTGTGATATCGGACGCTACGATTGGTCCGCGCGCACGGGTATGCTTCGGGTGTTCAAAAAGAACCGGTGGTTCCCCGTCATCGCTACGGCTGCGGTGACGTTCCGTAGATCGCTTGAGCTATTCCAACGTTTTGAACTCTCCACTAAGGTCATTTACTGGGATGACAAGTGGTTTTATATCGAACACGAATTCATCCGCGAAGGTTCCGTGTGCGCACGAGTGCTCGTCAAAGGCGTCATCCGCGACGAGGATAAGCACGCTGTATCGATGAGTCAAGTCGTCGCAGCGCTTGGCGAGGGTGAACGACCACGGATCCCTATGCCCGAAATAGTCCGCGACTGGAGCCAGTGGGAAAAGCAGATGATCCGCCCCAAATAG